The genomic window TGCTTGGATTTACTCGTCTGACTTCCACaagttaaaggaacagttcaacaaaTATGGTTAATATACTTATATGCTATATTCATGATATTGATCTACATGGCGTAACTACAACAGTCGAGTACGGTGACTGTGTGAAGCTTCCTGAAGTCTTGTCATCATAGTGAGGTCACCTGGTTTGGTACCATCGTGTCTGTACAGAGACTAAAACCAAAACCTGCACTAGTgtcccatttacacctggcattaaagtGAGATCTGTATCTGAATATGTTATctggataaagaaaaacagatgttaATGCACTCAGAACACACTGTGATCAGAATGCGATCGGATTGGCCAGACCACATTTGGAAGTGGTCCAGCTCGcataatttgcatattgagaaCCGCAAAGACCCGTGGATCCAGATGGTCTACAGCACTGGGCGGACAGATGCACTGTTGTCACTAAAGGAAcagtattttgtgtgtcttcTGAAGTtttatggacacacacacattgtcgATTGTAGTTTTGAGGTTTCGGTCTCACCTTGTCTCTCGACCTTGGCCTTGCCGATGGGAATGGTGAAGTCTTTGGACTGTGACTCCTCCGACATCTCGAAGGGAACGCCGTACATCAGCTCATTCTCCAGGAACAccactgcagcacacacacacggttcaGTGAGAACAATGACACAGATTCAGACAGTGATCCACTTCTACACTCGTTaatgtccctctctctctttataaaAGATGCCAGAACTAAACATTAATCAAAAATAGATACAACATTATGTTTATGACTTCAATAAGTTGAAAGTAAACCGACACTCTTTGGtattatttctgtctgttggGGGACTCGCACCAATATCACTGCATCAAAACAGTAATTCAGAGCATCGTCAGACGTTCCAAGTTTCTTTTTAGAGAAAAGGTTCTTGTTTCAGCAGGTTTGTTAACAGCCAAAATGAAACTGAGAGTTAATTCACTGAGTGTCAGAAACCAGAAACCAATGACATCAGTGAAGAGAACAGAGACAATGACAGCCAAGTTTTATTTCAGGGTGAAGTTTTCCTTCACAGAACTGGACGGTAAATTACTGaatgatgatgtattttttttttaacttcgGCCTGTTGATGACTTTTGACCTGCGGCAGTGTTGTGTCTCACCAGGGTTGTCGTCTCTGATGGCTGATTTCAGGAGACCTTTGGCGTCTTCTGAGTTCCAGGGACTCACAACCTTCAGACCTGGACAGTGAGCGTACCTGCAGACAAACAACAACCACACGACCGTTACTGCTACTGTCGCCTCAACTACAAAGTTACgacttgggtcttattttatAGGTCGGCTCATTTGATTGCCCGACTTCCTAtcaatgttattttaagggctgcaacaattagtcgattgaaagaaaatcacctattttgataatcaattaattgtttaagtcattttttaagaacagaaaatattaacattttagaagctgaaacgagagaatggactttttttttcttaaaaaaattacttacaacaattaatcaattatgaaaatagttgacgattaattttctgtcaatcgattgacaaatctttgcagctctagatatttattatattatatttactgATAGAAATGGACTAATGAGTTGTACTAAAGCTGCTATAAGTATCAGCAGTAACACTATCAGGTGTAAGTGAACACACCATGCAGCGAAGCACTGCGAGTGCTGGGCGGCGACGCCCGCTGACGCTCCGTTGGGTCCTCTGAAGACGATGGGCACTGACTGCAGACCAGCTGACATGTAGTAGGTCTTTGCCGCTGAGTTGATGACCTGGTCGATGGCTTGCATGGAGAAGTTGAAGGTCATGAACTCACAGATGGGTCTCAGGCCGGCCTGGATGGGAGTGACAGATTAATATTAGTGGCCGCTGCTGGGAGGAAAATTACATGGACACATTTCCACAAAGAGACGTCAATTTTAATCCAAAGAGTTTCTGAAGAGTCATCGGGTTGGTAGTCATGCAGAGTCAGATGGGTTTAATGAGAACTTTGACTGGGTTTGTTtcataatttgttttatgtcagcatgtgtatttatttactgcacTGTAATAAAAACCCATTTAGAAGTGGTCTTCACAGGTCCGCTCAGTTCCTACTAACTGTGACCAAATTATAATCAGTCTAATCAGGTCTGGTAGAGTCCTGTTGTATTCTCTCAGTCTAGCAATATGAGACCCTGAGACCAGTCTAAGGTCTGTGTGTCAATATGTTTAATACCTGAATAGATCCAAGCGGACTCTATTAGCTCTGATCGAGAGATGCATCATCATGAGCCTGGTACTTGACTGGTTGAACACTGTTGTCACATTGATCTACGCTTTTGTTTATACAGTGTTTACTTAATTCACTGGGCTCTCAGCTCAGCCTGCTGTTCTGTACTAATGATGCTCACGTTCACCAGGACAGTTTAACAGGCAAACACGCTGCTAAAGCTTTTCAGGTCAACTTGTGTTCATCACGAGCAAAGACGTAGAATAAAGTTACAAATGGTTAATTACAAATACACCCAGTGTTATAATCTTATTGTACTGTTGGGGAATCATGTGTAGCCATGCGGACGAAAAGGAACTCACCATGGCGGCTCCCACTGCGATGCCGGTGAAGCCCATCtgcaccagagagagagagaccacgTTAACCATCTgagaaaacatttcctgtttcctctgaACGAGTGCTTTGATCTCACAACTGACAAAGCTAAAATCAACAACAGAGCTCATTCATGAAGGACAAATGTTAAATTGTCTCACCTCTGAGATTGGAGTGTCGATGATGCGTTTGTCTCCGTACTTCTTCCACAGACCCCTGCTgacctacagacacacacacacacacacacacacacacacactataattAGTCCAAGCAACCAACtatataatattacagtatttgCCTTTTTGTCTTAGCTACAGTGTTATCATTACTGATAGAAAGACAATAAGACCCAACTGTAGTTTTTCTTAAAAGAGACTCAAATAAACGAAGCTGTGCTGAGTGAACAGGCTGAACtgctgaaatgtcaaaaagcGAATTAACGTTACCTACTGCTCATCTTTATTTCAGCCTGTTACCTCCTGAATCTGCTCCGCTGCAGTTTTCACGGAGTTTGATTTAGAGTCTCAGTGTGTAACTGTGATGGAAACGAACCGGAGGGAGCTCGACTGATATGACCACAGCAACTACAAACGTCACCAAAAGACTCTCAAAGTGTCTCGTATCGAGGCTAATCACTGGCTAGTTAACATGTCAACATAAGCTGAAGTGCTGAAATACACCAAACTGTCTTTATGAACCTCATCTTTTGTTTTCCACTGAACGACTACTGACCTTGTAGGCTCCGTCGTACTGGGCCACTTCCTCACCCAGCAGGAACACCCGCTCATCCCTCTCCAGCTCCTCGTCCATCGCCTGGGTCAAGGCATCACGGACCGTcacctgaaaacaacaacaacagcatcacAGTCAGTACAGACTCATTACTGTCACCCAGAGGACAGAGTTCATCCTCACGTCTTTCACAGATCAAACCGTCCTTTAATTACACTGGATCTGCCCACTCTGATTTTATACAGTTTGGTTcaacttattttaaaatggattaaaTCATCTGCGGGAAAAACTCTCTAATCAGAAACGCAATTAAAGCGGGAGTGCCTGactttgtctcccccttctggtaGTGAGcgtaattacaaaaacactgttgtcaCACAGCCCcagcaaaatgacttgtttcacttaaagaatttgatccattcggttcgataacatttggaaagtctataagagccacatgattaaattattttatacccattcaagttagcagagagctaacctGAAGTTAGCCGGCTCGGATGCATTCAAACAGCCAGCGCGGGAACGTCCTGTCTGACAcaattaaaaactctgtatactgtgaaatacagagagattaaTCTGGTGGTGacaggcttaatcagcattgtgtgaactcgtttggcaagagCTTGAATGTGACAGAcgtttgtttacatgtaaaaGTCGCACTGCAGGTTTAGAGCTATATAAGTAGTTTTCGTCTCCTATGATGGTCTACATTATCCATCAGAGGCTCCCTCTGATGGAGACTTTTGGTATTTGTTACTATGTCATCACTTGTACATTTTACTACTAGtttagtttatgtttttttgtgctgtgttaatatttgcatttttcatatgtatataaatacataaatgaataaatatttaagcACAGGAAAGACTTCAGGCTCTGGTGGTGACAGGATTAATATTCTGATAGTAATGTTgtgataataacaacaacaacaacaacaacaataataataatagtggcCAAAgtccaaaatgtttgttttttttgggctCCAACTAAATCCAGTGTGAGGATTTGCCAAGAGCCTCTGTTTTATACAACtgtttagggtttttttttgtttgtttgtttgttttgtttttatccaagaacacaacacaaccatgacacacacagaaaaaagacaaattatcAGGAAACAGATATAATATAAATCCTGACATGATTAATTCTCATATcctgaataaaaaatgattaaaaaaaaagaaaatactgtactttcaaatataaatagaaaatacaagCAGATATGATGATCAGTAGAAATAAaggaaagcaaaacaaaacaaaggccAGAGGTGTTTTGAAGCAACCAAAACTGAATCTggtaaataaagaaatatcaCTGAGTTACAATCAACATATTCAGATTAATATTTCAGGCATTTTATAGCTGTTCTGTTTTCTGAGATTTTAAGAGGTGTGAGATCTGTTAGGAACAGTCTTACAGTAGGTTTTTTGTAAATTactgtccctctctttctttcactgttATGTTTGTGATTATGTGTattgtttacagtttatgtttatgtttattccACTTTCTGTTGACATCTGGACCACATTGAATTACTTTTACTTGCTACTTgacaaataaatctgattctgatttttatTGAGTCATCTCATCTTATGAATAAAGAACAGTTATGTAAAGATTTACAATGGACTAAATTTTGGAAATCTTAAGAgagcagtaaaacaaaacatcaacgTCCTCAATGTTCTGTATATACTGACATCGAGTTTCTCTGTCAAGTAGTTTTCCAAGTGTTTCCAGTCAACAAACATGTTGTCTATAGACTCTTTCTATATTACTAAAGTTACATTCTTTTCTAACATTAAGACAATACTTGGAGATGACCTCATTACAGGGGTAGCATCTATGcttaatatgttttatataattgtaaactgAGTATTCTTGGAATTTAGACTGTTGAACGGATACAACAAGACATTTAACTGCATGACCTTGGACGTACTTGGGTTGGGTATTTTTCCtctattttcatagttttagaGACTAATAGACACAATAACCCAAACTGTGTACACTCTGTTCACTGAATATTGGGAACAACATCACTGAACCATGTTTTGGATAGCTTTaatatttcaatgaaaaaagaaatataaacaaatataatgCATTCAAGAGGACagctaaatgttttttcttcctgattTTAATAAGTGCTGTTATCAGTGGTCGAAGTACTCATAAAACTCCTGCATGACAAATCCTACTtaaaaaaagtacataagtattatcagcttgatgtagttaaagtattgcagtaaaagtagtggtttggtccctctgactgatatattattatatatgacatcattagattattaatactgatgcatcagtgttagagcagtatgttactgttgtagctgctggaggtggagctagtttgaactactttatatacagttagctaagTTAGTCCAGTGtttcccaacctaggggtcgggccccttcAAAGGCtcgccagataaatctgagaggtcgTGACAtaattaatgggagagaaaaaaaagaaaacaaagttctgatacacaaatgtgtttccagtttttggactttttctctaatatttgattttcagtgacatattggatcatttaaacatttattgaaatgaaaccacgtgagaagtttagatggaaaaatcactattttgtggagctgttaacaactcatagacatctgaaatatgaccccgactacacactgctttttataagatgtcaaaagccaaaaagattggaaaccactggtttcatctttaacaatctgttgtattttaaaagcttgttatattatccattgtgtcaaatcttttCTTAAACGTAACTAAAGCTGTCTAATAAATGTAGTGgtgtagaaagtacaatatttccctctgaaatgtagtacaGTGGAAATATTAAGTAGCATATAAAGGAAATAGTCAAGTGAAGTACCTCAGAACTGTACTCAAGTTCAGTGCAGGAGGACAGTCACCAGTTCATCAAACACCAGTAAAAACTATCATCATGTTGACATGATGTGACAGAACAGCAGCTCAGTGACCGGACATCTATACAGCAACAAACCCTTAAATTTTAAATAAGCAGGTAATACGTAGTCCGACAGGGTAACCACTGAACATGACTGCTGTATTTTGTTATTACAATCAGTcgttaaaacaacataaaaccatAAACTGGTGTGTTAGCTGTAGCTAGGTTAagctgctagctgctaacaCTGACCTGCACAGCGGCCGGGGCGCTCCTGTGAAACTCCCGCCGCCGCAGAGCCGATACGGCATTCtggagaaaggcagagagagaccaCATTACTGACATTATCCATCAACAAAACCAAAGTGGtgatacaaagaaaacatttttgaacgATTTCATACCTTTCCTGAGCGGAGAACGCACCTCAGGGACGCAGCCATCTTCACTCTGTCCTCTGCCGGAGAATAAGGAAGAACCGTCACATATGTCAGAAGGTTTCAGCCAATCAGCGCTGCAGTTTGTATGTCGGGCGGAACGTGTCATAAAAAAGAGCCAATCACAGCGGATCAGCGGAGACGGAGGCGGGAGAAACTGAagagtggaagaaaaaaatccaaggACACTGCCCTGTATGGAAGACCAATACtgccaaaatgaaaaattgattCAATATTCAGAGTGATAAACCAATTCCAATTATCTAGAGAAGAAAGactattaaaacatgttaaacattaatTAATCATATATTACATAATGActatgaatttaaaaatgtttattcttaCTCTGGATCTCGTAGTCATGCcagcatttattaaaaatgtgttttcaaattGGTTAATTTGGAGTGACAATACACACTTCCTGTGAGAGGGTTGCCGGCaaaatgagtgtgtatgtagGTCATGGATGTGTTATAAGAACTGGATACTGGACTCAGAGATGAGTATGAGTATGCGGCCCATTGAATATGCCAatcagcccatagactttacattgggatgatgtcacagattttaataatttaccttatttgcagttggaggtgtcctgtcaacagttttatagacGCCTCTTGGGTAAAATGGGGAAAATACTTTTTGGGCCACACAGGATTTTTCCATTACTCCAATACCGTGAGTGGCTACTGGGAGAAACTGGGAGAAACTGGCAGCAAAGCTCAGCTGCGGCATGGTATTCActtctcttaatacatccatgatgtaGGTCCTTCCACTTTTGGCAAGCAGGTTACCTGAGATTGCTCTCTAATTGGTTGTTTCAGATTTTCTACGCCCCCTGGACACACATTTCTATTGGTTGCGTAGAGTACACAGGTTTCCAAGCAACGTCATTATTGAGATGGCATGCAGGCGGATGTTCAGCTTGTCAGAGAGTAAACATTACAAACGTTTGTCCTGTACAGCAGTCAAACAGCAGGAATTATATGCTAACATTACTTCATTCTATTCAGGCTAACATTACTTGTGTGAGGGTGAGCTTCTTCACTAGCTGTAAAGCTAACTTTGTGCAGCCTGTGTAGCATCATCATTACTACTGGCTTCCATTTCATACTGGAATATGTGTCATATGTTAGCTTTTTGTTTAACTATTGCTTTGTGTGGGTTTGATGgtgttaacattttaatattgttgatAATAAACCCACATAGAATTCAAATTCACTGAAGTTAATGCTTTAACAGTAGTGGTGCTTCAGCACACCCTACTGGTGATACATGGTTACAGCACACCTGTCAAATGGCTTTTTACAACTATTGTACATTCATCAGCCACCACTGAGGATTAATAAAAatcactgaatgaatgaattgagCTTTATTACTGTCATGCATACAACTATGCCCTGCTCAcatgggcttacaagacaccACAAATTCTTACAAGCCAGATCGAGAGTGCtgcatatatattttcaaatagtactacaaaaaagaaaaccaactCAAACAACTTTGAGAGTTCACATACCTagacacatcacatcacatttacagtatttcaggATTTGTTGAGCCATTTCATAGAAAATTTACATTCTTAAATCATCATATATTTCCAGCACAAAAGAAAATGGGACTCACTTTCCACCTGTCCATAATCACACAGCTCAAACAATCTGTTTTCCTccttaatatattttttatctaaCATAGAAACATTTAATAACTCATGGTTAGGCAGAATTATGAAATAAGtcaaactttaactttaaaataaaagtgagcTCTCATATAGTGTTCACACAACCATACAGTATAGAtatttcttaaaaaacacaagtgaTCCCCTTTAAGGTAATTGACATTGCACCTCATAAGGCaatcagataaataataatcaatgaagGAATGTCCACTAGActtacaaattaatttaatttctacaCATATCAAATgttaatacacattttaatcatACATACACTACAGTCAAATAGTTATAGCAGTATCTGCAAGTGTCTATATCAGAATATAAAGAAGGGAAGAACTTCTGTCCGTTTGTACAATATGTACAACCTTGTAAAAGATATTCTTTAGGCTCTCAGTATACACTGGACATCAGACGAGGAGCTGttcataaaacaatgaataacTGAATACAAAAGGCCAAAATGACATAAAGACCACTAGATTATAGTTGTCATTCAGGCCATAAGGGTGTAAAGTTTTAAGTGTATATCCAGAAGCATccattcatttttcaacatcaccacttctgtgttttttgttttttttcaacatacagtaaatgcattttaaagctttgatcttgttttggtgatattttggtaaagtattttttttaatgggcaaaataaaacatgtattacatttttgtattgcAAGTTATTAATGACCtgatttttgtattatttttcagtgtGATAGTCTATAAAATGATCAGTATGCACCTTGTGTATCAGGCTgtagctacattacattttaaatatattagttcagctttaatctgacaggtgacaaaacacaggaggcaacaactgaagatgaaaaatatagttcaagatttaaaaaatgtagatcaaagataaagagacatgactgtaagctcacaatctgatccagtaataatgtgtttggtgatttgcacttgaaaatGTGTCAAGGTTAGAATACAGTAGATTTTAAAATTGGTATCTTCGCTCAACAGCATTCGGTGATGCTGTTCGatcctgctcactcagaaatattaacatataatctccaatattacaggaatgatgttccatcagtgcGACCAGTCACATAATGagtgatagagataattattcattgaccTCAcgtgtctaaagcttcatactgattttctaaaatttaaactgagattataCATTATGTGTAATAAACATTTGAGTGCAGGAGCTGCTTTAACAAACTGACAGTTGTCTTGTGTGTACTAGGGGTGtgtccaaatacaaatatgttattcagtaaagcacaaatagaacgttttttacgaatatttattttatacaaatattttcaaaatgatttgttttcaggaagaaaaaaaaagaagtcaaataccagcgtgtaggtcagttacatcgctatctcagtctctctcctctgctccgctgttacgtctatcagcaggtttcaacgaggggagtcacatccacctgctacatgacgcacatttccttaatTGGACATCACacccagagttgggggtgttccccagagataaagtgctcccaagggactctccataacctgttgttctccttctactttccacaaagttaggttgtaaaaaaataggcaataaatgaaaagtgcaaagcaataatcgcctttgaagttcttccctgttatttggtgtgctgtctctgtgttatgggtgtataaatacgAAGAGGTcagtctgcaatgaggcgatgagtaaggttttagctcagtagtcagcgcagtcgtctatgatctgggagactccaccTGCGTAATATAGCTGATTCGTGAATAcctattgtaacactttaattttctaaaattaaaagcataataaaatcaaaaacaggatttttaagcctctttccatttttattcgaattcaaatacaaatacaaataattttgctgcctcaagaaatacaaatacaaatactggactctctgcacatccctagtgtgcacagagtcacagtgttataacagaaggacatgcagaggttttattctgagtGGAGGCTGAATTCACACcttgtaatatttgaatgtgagttcaaagaaatgactgatgtgcaTAAAAGCAGTAACTTTAGATAGTCCTTGAATAACAAACTAATACCCAACCAGGATTTTGAGTCTGACAGACAGTAACCTCTGCTAATGAATGTGCTTCGATTCATACTTTGATACGgcctgaatgaatgaggaaatgaaactctgtaaggagggaggagacagacagaaactcagggtttgttgaATAAAAACCTGCCAGTGAGCAGATTAACTTCACAGAGTTTAAGTTACCGtggtaactgacccagagtttCTCTCATCTCAGGGttaacaaactcagagttttcactaaacccaCTTTCTGGAAGACACCCCAGAGTCTTAAAGTGGATTTTGTGGACTTGCATGGGAATCATTGGTTGGAGTAGATTGCCATGGACTGATAACCTGTAACTTAATTTTATGTTAGTTATTACTTTTTACTCTGTAAGACTTTAGGACTTTTGTGACCAGCAGTAATCTTTCTTTTATGCAATGTTTGTTCTCTTGTTTATGgattaatttaaaacaacaacaacaacaacaataatattaaaatcattgaagagaaaataattttttgtaCAGGATTCATTGGGTGGATTAAATTTGGTTCAATTTTATTATatacaaacagatttgtttgcttttcaccGACCAAAAGATTCTGGATTATGCTATTAAGCAATTAATtagaattaattaattgaaagaGTTAACAAATGAACACTGTATCTACATTATATTAGAATGAGTTTTGAAACGGCTTTTCCaaagtttcattcattcattcattcattcaatatgctttttttaaaatttcattatGACGCTTTTGGTCTCCAAATAAGACAATTTAACGATCTGGTTTATGATCTGATGGTATCAGTCAAACACGTCACTTGCACCAAAATTTTGGATATCCTCCAAGTTATTCCCTCCCTTCCTTCAACATTTAAGTCAAGTATTTCTGGTTCAGTAACATTAAGCAACACTCTCCACTGTTTTGCATACAACAGCGTGATGCTTAAAACTCTTTTTAATACACGCTCAGTGCATTGTTCTAAGTGGAAATTCATCCA from Thunnus maccoyii chromosome 3, fThuMac1.1, whole genome shotgun sequence includes these protein-coding regions:
- the pdhb gene encoding pyruvate dehydrogenase E1 component subunit beta, mitochondrial, translating into MAASLRCVLRSGKNAVSALRRREFHRSAPAAVQVTVRDALTQAMDEELERDERVFLLGEEVAQYDGAYKVSRGLWKKYGDKRIIDTPISEMGFTGIAVGAAMAGLRPICEFMTFNFSMQAIDQVINSAAKTYYMSAGLQSVPIVFRGPNGASAGVAAQHSQCFAAWYAHCPGLKVVSPWNSEDAKGLLKSAIRDDNPVVFLENELMYGVPFEMSEESQSKDFTIPIGKAKVERQGTNVTVVAHSRYVGHCLDAAAVLAKEGIECEVINLRTIRPLDVESIEASVMKTNHLVTVEGGWPQFGVGAEICARVMEGPAFNYLDAPVTRVTGVDIPMPYAKILEDHSIPQIKDIIFSIKKTLNV